From Bradyrhizobium symbiodeficiens, the proteins below share one genomic window:
- a CDS encoding amidohydrolase family protein, with the protein MITQPAFDLIFRNALLRSSVTPVDIGVKGGRIAAIEPKLTCEAVEVDIRGHLALPGFIDTHIHLDKACLLDRCGHDHGSLGDAIRAVSAMKRDFTVEDVYARGAKVLERAIVHGTTRMRTHVEIDPRIGLRSFEAVKALKRDYAWALDLSICVFPQEGLTNDPGAEELLIQALRDGGETIGGCPYTDTDPTAHLARIFDLAQEFDVDVDLHLDFDLDPSWWHLDEVCRQTERRNYHGRVTIGHATKLSALPPERMKAATAQLARAGVAVTVLPATDLYLMGREANHNAPRGLTLAHKLAGDGVVCSVATNNVLNPFTPFGDASLLRMANFYANVAQASVGDFDTCLDLVTELPARLMNLDDYGIKVGNPADLIVLDTQDSRFAIAELPDVMMGFKDGRQTFARQRPVLFRPRS; encoded by the coding sequence ATGATCACCCAGCCCGCCTTCGACCTGATCTTCCGTAACGCGCTGTTGCGATCATCCGTCACGCCCGTCGACATCGGCGTGAAAGGCGGCCGGATCGCCGCGATCGAGCCGAAGCTCACCTGCGAAGCGGTCGAGGTCGATATCAGAGGGCATCTCGCCCTGCCCGGCTTCATCGACACCCATATCCATCTCGACAAGGCCTGCCTGCTCGACCGCTGCGGCCACGATCACGGCAGTCTCGGCGACGCCATCCGGGCCGTGTCGGCCATGAAGCGCGACTTCACCGTCGAGGACGTCTACGCCCGCGGCGCCAAGGTGCTCGAACGCGCGATCGTGCACGGCACGACGCGGATGCGCACACATGTGGAGATCGATCCGCGGATCGGCCTGCGCAGCTTCGAGGCGGTGAAAGCGTTGAAGCGCGACTACGCCTGGGCGCTCGACCTTTCGATCTGCGTGTTCCCGCAGGAGGGACTGACCAACGATCCCGGAGCTGAGGAGCTGCTGATCCAGGCACTGCGTGACGGCGGCGAGACGATCGGCGGTTGCCCCTATACCGACACCGATCCGACCGCGCATCTCGCGCGCATCTTCGATCTCGCGCAGGAATTCGATGTCGATGTCGATCTCCATCTCGACTTCGATCTCGATCCCTCCTGGTGGCATCTCGACGAAGTCTGCCGCCAGACCGAGCGGCGCAACTATCACGGACGGGTCACGATCGGTCACGCGACAAAGCTCTCTGCCCTGCCGCCTGAGCGGATGAAGGCTGCCACCGCGCAACTGGCGAGAGCCGGCGTCGCCGTCACCGTTCTGCCCGCGACCGATCTCTATCTGATGGGGCGCGAGGCCAATCACAACGCGCCACGCGGGCTGACCCTCGCTCACAAGCTCGCGGGCGACGGCGTCGTGTGCTCGGTCGCGACCAACAACGTCCTCAATCCTTTCACGCCGTTCGGCGACGCCTCGCTGCTGCGGATGGCGAACTTCTACGCCAACGTCGCGCAGGCCTCGGTGGGGGATTTCGACACCTGCCTCGATCTCGTGACCGAACTGCCGGCACGGCTGATGAATCTCGACGATTACGGCATCAAGGTCGGCAATCCCGCCGATCTCATCGTGCTCGACACCCAAGACAGCCGCTTCGCGATCGCCGAGCTGCCCGACGTCATGATGGGCTTCAAGGACGGCCGGCAGACCTTTGCACGGCAGCGGCCGGTCCTGTTCCGGCCGAGGAGCTGA
- a CDS encoding nuclear transport factor 2 family protein → MSVAARAETAHSSDAAIVEAYLTASMIPDPDAAAAYMAPGTVITFTGGREFDHPRGPTGFNAKRYRWVKKKMDRFDVCPGDGETVVYSVGTLYGEWKDGTPFEGNRYVDRFVVRNGKITKMDVWNDSAERILVQHGIDA, encoded by the coding sequence ATGTCCGTTGCCGCAAGAGCCGAAACTGCGCACTCATCCGATGCGGCGATCGTCGAGGCCTATCTCACGGCATCGATGATTCCCGATCCGGATGCTGCGGCGGCCTATATGGCGCCGGGCACCGTGATCACGTTTACCGGCGGGCGCGAATTCGATCACCCGCGCGGCCCGACCGGCTTCAACGCCAAGCGCTATCGCTGGGTCAAGAAGAAGATGGACCGGTTCGATGTCTGCCCCGGCGACGGCGAGACCGTGGTTTACAGCGTCGGCACGCTCTACGGCGAATGGAAGGACGGGACCCCGTTCGAGGGCAACCGTTACGTCGACCGCTTCGTGGTGCGCAATGGCAAGATCACCAAGATGGACGTGTGGAACGACAGCGCCGAGCGCATCCTGGTCCAGCACGGCATCGACGCCTAA
- a CDS encoding amino acid ABC transporter substrate-binding protein: MRLFTIVLTATCLAGAASAEDLTGTLQKVKETKKITLGYQEASVPFSYLDGNQKPVGFAMDICLGIVDAVKKQLNMPDIAVDTLAVTSSNRIPLMVNGTLDLHCSATTNNADRQKQVAFTNTHFLSATRFAAKKAAKINTIDDLKGKAVTAVAGSVNLTQLAKVNTERNLGISVMPAKDQAEAFLLLETDRAQAYALDDVQLAVAIARSKEPQAFMISEEAFSKPEPYGIMLRREDAPFKALADRATAELYASPEIEVLYKKWLQSPTPPNGLNYNVPMSPALRNAFKKPSSSADPDVYVVN; this comes from the coding sequence ATGCGTCTGTTCACCATCGTTTTGACCGCCACATGTCTTGCGGGCGCAGCTTCCGCTGAAGACCTCACGGGCACGCTCCAGAAGGTCAAGGAGACCAAGAAGATTACCCTGGGCTATCAGGAGGCTTCGGTCCCGTTCAGCTATTTGGACGGCAACCAGAAGCCGGTCGGCTTTGCCATGGACATCTGCCTTGGGATCGTCGATGCGGTGAAAAAACAACTCAACATGCCTGACATCGCCGTCGATACGCTCGCCGTGACCTCGTCGAACCGGATTCCCTTGATGGTCAACGGTACGCTCGACCTGCACTGCTCGGCGACCACCAACAACGCCGACCGCCAGAAGCAGGTCGCCTTCACCAATACGCACTTCCTCAGCGCGACACGCTTTGCAGCCAAGAAGGCCGCGAAGATCAACACCATCGACGACCTCAAGGGCAAGGCGGTCACGGCGGTGGCCGGCTCGGTCAACCTGACCCAGCTCGCCAAGGTCAATACGGAACGCAATCTCGGCATCAGCGTGATGCCGGCGAAGGACCAGGCCGAGGCCTTCCTGTTGCTGGAAACCGACCGAGCCCAGGCCTACGCACTCGACGACGTGCAACTCGCGGTCGCGATCGCGCGCTCGAAGGAGCCGCAAGCCTTCATGATCAGCGAGGAGGCGTTCTCAAAGCCGGAGCCTTACGGCATCATGCTGCGGCGTGAGGATGCGCCATTCAAGGCGCTCGCCGACCGCGCGACTGCGGAGCTCTATGCAAGCCCGGAGATCGAGGTGCTCTACAAGAAATGGCTGCAATCGCCGACGCCGCCGAACGGCCTCAACTACAACGTCCCGATGTCGCCCGCCTTGCGCAACGCCTTCAAGAAGCCGAGCTCGAGCGCAGATCCGGACGTTTATGTGGTGAACTGA
- a CDS encoding acyl-CoA dehydrogenase family protein: MLYPMSPKVVELKRKLESFMDRHIYPNEERFYREAEELGPWKVYPVVEELKPLARAEGLWNLFLPESGHGAGLTNLEYAPLCEVMGRSHLAPESFNCSAPDTGNMEVLERYGSEKDKERWLKPLLAGEIRSCFAMTEPAVASSDATNIESSIVRDGDHYVINGRKWYTTNATDPRCRICIFMGKTDPDNPDRHRQQSMILVPMDTPGIEVKRPLPVFGFYGVPDRASEVIFTNVRVPKENMLLGEGRGFEIAQGRLGPGRIHHCMRLIGLAERTLEKMCRRVRSRVAFGKPVSEQTVTQERIAESRIMIEQARLLTLNAAYAMDTVGNKVAKAEIAMIKVAVPNMACQVIDWAIQAHGGGGTSNDFGLTQAYATARLLRLADGPDEVHRNQIARFELKKYSNG, encoded by the coding sequence ATGCTCTACCCAATGTCGCCAAAAGTCGTCGAGCTCAAGCGTAAGCTCGAGAGCTTCATGGACCGGCACATCTACCCGAACGAGGAGCGCTTCTATCGCGAAGCGGAAGAGCTGGGACCCTGGAAGGTCTATCCCGTCGTTGAAGAACTGAAGCCGCTGGCGCGTGCGGAAGGCCTCTGGAATCTGTTCCTGCCGGAGTCCGGCCATGGCGCCGGCTTGACCAATCTCGAATACGCCCCGCTCTGCGAAGTGATGGGCCGCTCGCATCTTGCGCCTGAAAGCTTCAACTGCTCGGCGCCCGACACCGGCAACATGGAGGTGCTGGAGCGATATGGTTCGGAGAAGGACAAGGAGCGCTGGCTGAAGCCGTTGCTCGCCGGCGAGATCCGCTCCTGCTTTGCGATGACGGAGCCGGCAGTCGCCTCCTCCGACGCAACCAACATCGAAAGCTCGATCGTGCGCGATGGCGACCATTACGTCATCAACGGCCGCAAATGGTACACGACGAACGCGACCGATCCGCGCTGCAGGATCTGCATCTTCATGGGCAAGACCGATCCTGATAATCCGGACCGTCACAGGCAGCAATCGATGATCCTGGTGCCGATGGACACGCCAGGCATCGAAGTCAAACGCCCTCTGCCCGTGTTCGGCTTCTACGGCGTGCCCGACCGCGCCTCGGAGGTCATCTTCACCAATGTGCGCGTGCCGAAAGAGAACATGCTGCTCGGCGAAGGCCGCGGCTTCGAGATCGCGCAGGGCCGCCTCGGGCCCGGACGCATCCACCATTGCATGCGGCTGATCGGCCTTGCCGAACGCACCCTGGAGAAAATGTGCCGCCGGGTGCGCAGCCGCGTCGCCTTCGGCAAGCCGGTCTCGGAGCAGACCGTGACGCAGGAGCGCATCGCGGAATCCCGCATCATGATCGAGCAGGCCCGGCTGCTGACGCTGAACGCGGCCTATGCGATGGACACGGTAGGCAACAAGGTGGCGAAAGCCGAGATCGCGATGATCAAGGTCGCCGTGCCCAACATGGCCTGCCAGGTCATCGACTGGGCGATCCAGGCCCATGGCGGCGGCGGCACCTCGAACGATTTTGGACTGACGCAAGCTTATGCCACCGCGCGATTGCTGCGGCTTGCGGACGGACCGGACGAGGTTCATCGGAACCAGATCGCGCGGTTCGAGCTGAAGAAATATTCGAACGGGTGA
- a CDS encoding long-chain fatty acid--CoA ligase, translating into MQGLMMDMPLLISGLIQYAADYHGEAEIIAREIEGDIHRTTYAAAHPRIKRMALALKGLGMNPGDRVGTLAWNTHRHFEMFYAAPGMGYVLHTVNPRLFPEQLVYIINHAEDRLLFIDRATLPIVEAIAPQLKTIEAYVVMSSRERMPETKLANVHCYEELLEKESDAGFVWPEFDEKSASTICYTSGTTGNPKGVIYSHRAAILQTMTCSSFDFLPGHVEGVREVMMPMAPLFHGNGWNMPFTAPYTGSKLVLPGRNYEPDKLYELLEGEKVTLSAGVPSFWLILLDWLGRTGNKFSTLRATLSSGSAPPRAMVEKLKRDYDIDYIQAWGMTEALGCSMPGLRPGSEHLSEKEKFDRRQVSGRACFGTALRIVDDAGNELPRDGKSVGHLRARGPWVASGYMKLEEGLDRDGWLITGDMAVIDSQGHVTLTDRSKDVIKSGGEWISSIQLEDVALSHPDVLQAAVVAINHEKWQERPLLLVVRKKGATVDGKTLLDHMRPKIASWWMPDAVEFLDEFPMTGTGKVLKSTLREKFRDYRVA; encoded by the coding sequence ATGCAGGGATTGATGATGGACATGCCGCTCCTGATCAGCGGCTTGATCCAGTATGCCGCGGACTATCACGGCGAAGCCGAGATCATCGCGCGCGAGATCGAGGGCGACATTCATCGCACCACCTATGCGGCCGCCCATCCGCGCATCAAGCGCATGGCGCTGGCGCTGAAAGGGCTCGGCATGAATCCAGGCGACCGCGTCGGCACGCTGGCCTGGAACACGCACCGTCACTTCGAGATGTTCTACGCCGCGCCGGGCATGGGGTATGTGCTGCACACCGTCAACCCGCGGCTGTTTCCCGAACAGCTCGTCTACATCATCAACCATGCCGAAGACCGCCTGCTGTTCATCGACCGCGCCACGCTGCCGATCGTCGAGGCGATCGCGCCGCAGTTGAAGACGATCGAGGCTTACGTCGTGATGTCCTCGCGCGAGCGCATGCCGGAGACGAAGCTTGCCAACGTGCATTGCTACGAGGAACTGCTGGAGAAGGAGAGCGACGCCGGCTTCGTCTGGCCGGAGTTCGACGAGAAGTCCGCCTCCACCATCTGCTACACCTCGGGGACCACGGGCAATCCGAAGGGCGTGATCTATTCGCACCGCGCCGCGATCCTGCAGACCATGACCTGCAGCAGCTTCGACTTCCTGCCGGGCCATGTCGAAGGCGTCCGCGAGGTGATGATGCCGATGGCGCCGCTGTTCCACGGCAATGGCTGGAACATGCCGTTCACCGCGCCCTATACCGGCTCGAAGCTGGTGCTGCCCGGCCGCAATTACGAGCCCGACAAGCTCTATGAATTGCTCGAAGGCGAGAAGGTGACGCTGTCGGCGGGCGTGCCGAGCTTCTGGCTGATCCTGCTCGACTGGCTGGGCCGGACCGGCAACAAATTCTCCACGCTGCGCGCGACGCTGTCGTCGGGCTCGGCGCCGCCGCGCGCCATGGTCGAGAAGCTCAAGCGCGACTACGACATCGACTACATCCAGGCCTGGGGCATGACCGAGGCGCTGGGCTGCTCGATGCCGGGCCTGCGGCCCGGCTCGGAGCACCTCAGCGAGAAGGAGAAATTCGACCGACGTCAGGTGTCCGGCCGCGCCTGTTTCGGTACGGCTTTGCGTATCGTCGATGACGCCGGAAACGAGCTGCCGCGCGATGGCAAGTCCGTCGGTCATCTCCGCGCCCGCGGCCCCTGGGTCGCCTCCGGCTACATGAAGCTCGAGGAAGGTCTCGACCGCGACGGCTGGCTGATCACCGGCGACATGGCCGTGATCGACAGCCAGGGCCACGTTACGCTCACCGACCGCTCCAAGGACGTGATCAAGTCCGGCGGCGAATGGATCTCCTCGATCCAGCTCGAGGACGTCGCATTGTCGCATCCCGACGTGCTGCAGGCCGCGGTGGTCGCGATCAACCACGAGAAATGGCAGGAGCGCCCCCTGCTCCTGGTCGTCCGCAAGAAGGGCGCAACCGTCGATGGCAAGACGCTGCTCGACCATATGCGTCCGAAAATCGCGAGCTGGTGGATGCCGGACGCCGTCGAATTCCTCGACGAATTCCCGATGACCGGCACGGGCAAGGTGCTCAAATCCACGCTGCGCGAGAAATTCAGGGACTACCGCGTCGCATGA